TGATATGATTTATACTGATACTGTAGCAACATCATTTGCAAAAAAGAATAAAATAAAAGCCATCAATGGGAAAAAAATGCTAGAAGAGCAAGCAAAGAAAAGCTTTGCTCTTTGGCGAGAACAACTTTTAAGAGTTAAGTAATAAATCAGCTACTGTATGCAGAGTTTCATCTTTCTTGCAAAAAGCAAAGCGTACCCATGGCAAGCTTTTAGGTGGTTGCTTGTAAAATACTGAAACGGGGATTGTTGTTACTCTATGAGTTTCAACAAGTTGACGTGCATATAACACATCAGACATATCTCCCGCCAGTCCTTCAAAATTCGCTGTTAAGAAAAATGTACCTTCACAACTGCTTGTGTGGTAACCAGCTCTCTCAAGCACGGATTTCAAATAATTTCTTTTTATTTCATAACTTTTCTTCTGCTCAGACAAATAGTTTTCAAACCATTTTTTATCAGACATGACATCTGCCAATCCAAGTTGTGTGAATGGGCTTGTGCAAAAAACGGTTGCTTGATGAACGATACGAATGGCATTTGTTAAGTTAGCTGGAGCACAAATCCACCCTGTTTTCAGTCCGGTAAAGCCAAATGTTTTTGCAGCGGAACTGATTCTTGCAACAAGATGTTGAATCTTTGGGATTGTGCAGAGAGAAATATGTTTATGTGAGGCATAGGTTAAATTTTCATAAACTTCATCACTTAATACGATTGCATTATTTTTTAAAACCTTTGATGAAATGCGATCAATTTCATCTTCGCTAAAAACTTTTCCTGTTGGGTTGTGAGGTGAATTAAAAATAAGAAGTGAAAATCCCCCAGCTGCAGCAGCATCGAATTCACTCCAATCAATTGTCCAGCCCCCTCCCCTTACACCAATGGGCGTGTCAGGAGAATGCAATCTAATGGGAACAACTTCGCCTCCTGCATTAGCAATTGCTTGATAATAGAGATCGAATGCGGGTTCAAAAACGATCACTCTATCGCCAGGATTGATAAAAGCATTGATAGCGCTATACAGGGCTTCTGATGCGCCAGTTGTAATTGTTATTTCACTTTCTGGGTCATAAATAACTCCAGTAGTTGATTCCACATAATAAGAAACTTCCCTTCTTAATGCTTCTTCTCCTTGGGAAGGTGAGTATTGATTGTGGCATGACAATACTTGTTTAGCGATGGAATCAAGCAAGCGGGTAGGACCATAAAAATCAGGAAATCCTTGGCCAAGGTTTACGGCGTTGTAAAGCTTTGATAATGCAGTCATTTCTGAAAAAATGCTTTTTTGGGTCGCACTCCAACGTTTTGCAATTCTGTTTGTGGTTTGCATCATAATACCTTTAGATAATTTTAATAATTTTCACACATTCATGCTATAAAACAGCTTTAAAATATGCTTTATTGGCAAGTTGTGAAAGCGAGCCTTTAAAAGAGGAGCTATCAATTTGTGTTATCAGGAAACCACTTTTCTATCAAGTTTGTGCCTGATTTCTTAAAATTTCGAGAACTATATAGATATAATAATATTATTGAAGAGGCTATAATGAAGAAGAGAGGGCATAATTTAAACCCATTTGAGTATAAATTGTTATCCGATTTGCTTCATTTAGAAAAAAATTTAGATTATTCTGGAAAAAGTATTTTACTGAATCTACAAGTTTCAGGTGGTATGGATAGCATGTGCCTTTTGCATGCTTTGACTAAAGTTTTGCATTCAAAACTTTTTAAAACAAAAAATCAGTTTAAGTTAATAGCCCAGCATTTTAATCATAAAAAGCGTGGAGATGAATCGGATCAAGATGCAGAACTGATCCAAAAAATTTGCTTAGAAACTGGTGTTCCACTTTATCTTGAAATCGCAGAAGAAAAAACCTTTAGTGATGGAGAAAAAAATTTTCAAAACAGCGCGCGGAAATGGCGAAAAAATAAAGCTTTAGCATTATCTGAAAAAATAAAGAGTGAATTGAGTTGTGAGCATTTTTATATCGTAACAGCGCATCATGCGCGCGATCATGTAGAGACCGTATTATTACATGTATTAAGGGGTTCTGCTCTGCAGGGTTTAAAAGGGATTCAAAAACTTTCTGATGATAAACTTTTTTATAGGCCGTTTGCAAAAATTAATTTTGAGGAAATTGAAGAATACTCAAAAGAATTTGATATTAAATATAGAGTAGATATGTCGAATTTATCTGATGATTATGATAGAAATTATATCAGAAATCATATTCTCGGGCATTTGAAAAAGTTAAGACCAAATTATCAGCAAGCATTTCATAAATTGTCAGAACATGCAATTGAGCAATTGATGCTTAATGAAACATTTCTTAATTCAAGTTTGCAGGGCAATTTTGTAATTGATAAGGGAACAAGATCTTCTGAGCTTTTTCATATTCTTATCCAGAAAGAGAAAAAATTGTTAGGGGTTGTGACAAAAAACTGTATAGACAATATTCTCTATGAAGTGGAGCTTATGTTTAAAAAGAAGATAATAAAAAAAGAGATTAAAATAAGTTCAGGATGGAAAATTCATTTGTCAAATAATAATAAAAACATTGAGATAGATGTTTTTAGAGAAAAATTATAGAAGAGTTAAGAAAGTATCCGATAAGGAATGACTTGACTTAGTGTGGTACCGTTGCAAACTGTTTAAAAGGGTGTAGAGATCGCCCGTTTAGTAGCATAATATGATACTTGATCGCCTCCAACCAAACCAGAGGCTAAAGTGAAAGGTAAGGAGCTCGAATGGGTAAAGAATCTTGGTTAAAAGCCGCGCTGGTGTGGGCAGCGATGATCGTTTTATTTGCTTTGTGTTTTAAATTATTATACAAACCCCACGAAGATGTTCAAAAAACATACCCACAATTTCAAAGTTATATTGAAAAATCTTTGGGCGACCAACAGAGTATTGTGAGTGTGACAGTTCGTTCTGATAATCTCCGTGGCGATGAAATTATAGCAAAACTCAAAGACAACTCAACTGTTACGACCTATGGTCCCGCCGACGATGGCGTGCGCTCTCAGTTACGTAAAGAACTGGAAGCTAAAAAAATTCCTATCAATTATGAAAAACCAGATGACAGCAGTGTTTGGTGGGTGAGCCTCATTACGATGTGGCTACCTGCACTATTAATTGTTGGACTTGTGCTGATGTTTCTTCGCAATATGCAAGGTGCAGGCGGCAAAGCCATGTCTTTTGGCAAAAGTAGAGCAAAGCTTCAGTCTGAAGGTGCAAATAAAGTCACATTTAAAGACGTTGCTGGTATTGAAGAAGTTAAGCAAGAATGTTCTGAAATTGTTGCCTTCCTAAAGGATCATAAAAAGTTCCAAGACATCGGAGCAAGAATTCCCAAGGGAGTTCTTATGATGGGAGCACCAGGAACAGGTAAAACTCTTTTAGCGCGCGCGATTGCGGGTGAAGCAGGAGTTCCTTTCTTTACAATTTCTGGCTCAGATTTCGTTGAAATGTTTGTTGGTGTTGGTGCATCACGCGTGCGTGATTTATTTGAAAATGCCAAGAAAAACTCACCTTGCATTATATTTATCGATGAGATCGATGCCGTCGGTCGCCATCGTGGTGCAGGTGTGGGCGGTGGACATGATGAAAGAGAGCAAACTCTCAATCAATTGTTGGTTGAAATGGATGGTTTCGAAGCAAACGACGCTGTCATTATCATTGCAGCCACAAATCGTCCCGATGTCCTCGATCCCGCTTTGTTAAGACCCGGCCGTTTTGATAGACGCGTTATGGTTGGATTACCTGATGTTCGTGGGCGTAAAGAAATTCTTAACGTGCACATGAAAAAAATTAAACATGCTGAAGATATTAACGTTGAACGAATTGCTTTAGGTACACCAGGTTTTTCAGGTGCTGATCTAGAAAATCTTTGCAATGAAGCTGCCCTGATGGCTGCGCGTAACGGCATGAAACGTGTGATTGAAAAAGATTTTGAAGCTGCAAAAGATAAAATTCTAATGGGGCCAGAGCGGAGAAGTGCTGTTCTACCTAAGGAAACTATTCGTGTTACTGCATATCATGAAACTGGGCACGCACTGGTTTCGCATTTTTTAAAGTCACGGGAAAACGTACATAAAATTACTGTGATTCCACGTGGACAAGCCCTTGGTGTGACTGCGTATCTGCCCAAAGAAGATGTCTATGGCTATTCCAAAGAAGATTTATTGACGACGATTGCTTATGCGATGGGTGGACGTGCCGCTGAAGAAATTAAGTTTTCACAATTCACAACCGGCGCTTCAAACGATATTCAAAAAGCTACAGATCTTGCCCGCCGTATGGTTTGTCAGTTTGGTATGAGCCGTCTTGGACCTATAAACTTTGGACAAAAAAGTGAAAATCCATTTTTAGGCCGTGACTGGGGTGAGTCTCGTAATTATTCTGAAACTCTAGCGCACGAAATTGACATGGAAGTTTCTAAAATTATCAACACTCAATATGAATTAGCAAAACAAGTTCTTGTTGAGCACATGGATATATTTGAAAAAGTTTCTAATATTCTGCTTGAAGTTGAAACTCTGGACAGTGAAGAGTTTCTTGAAATTATCAATAACAACGCAAGCGCTGAGAAAATTAAAGAAATCCAGCTGAGCAAAACATTAAGTGGCAACAGCGATGGAAGTGATGCTTCAGGTTCAAAGTTAGACGCGACAAACACGAGTGCGATAAACCCATTGAACACCACTCCGACACCAGCTTAACTCACAAATAAGCTTAGGTAAAAGTGAAGGCTAGGAAAGCGAAATTTTTCCTAGCCTTCACTTTTTTGTATATATCTAATATTACAGTAATTAATTTTATACTTGTTTATCGTAATCTTTAATATCTTAGTAATATTGGCTTAATTAAATTTGTTGGACTGTCTAAATTTTTTTGCTATGTTTTTTTTCGTTCGGTTATTTAAGAGGAACTTTGAATGAAAATAATTAGAAAAAAATTGTCATTATTGTTTATGAATATTAATTCTTTTATAGATAGAGAGAAATTATGTTGTATTTTTTTCAGTGCTTTCTTCTTAGCATTGATAGCAAACTTTTCTATTATTAGATATTTTACTGAAAAATATCTAGGGATCAATCTACTCAATTCTACAGAGTTGAAAGTTCATGCCATCGTTTCTGGAATACTTTCAGATCTTTTTGTAACGGGTATAGTTTCAATTATATTTATTACTCTTGTCTTTATCTCTAATAAATTTATTTTTAATAAATATTTGAAAAAAGTTTCTCAAAGAATCAAAGTCACTTTATTTTTTATGGCTTCATTTTTATTCTTATTTTTATTATCTTTTCATATTCCATATGTCAGTTTTTATTCTAGTCTTATAACTCCATTTCATTTGAAATACTTAATTGATCCTACTTTTTTAGAAGCAAGTGCAGCGTCTGTATTGGATTATCGGGTTTTAATAGCTTTTTTTATTCCTGCGTGTTTATTTCTTATCGTCTATTTTATTTTAAAAATACCAGCTCGATTAAAGTATTTTAAAATCATTTTTATTTCTTTATTGTGCCTCATGTATGGAGCTAAAAAATTAAATGAAGAATTGAATCGATCAGGTCGAGTGTGGACCCCTGTTCATTTAAAAGCCAATTTTATTGGAAACCTATTTTCTGCTTATATATTCAGCAAATCTTATGCAATTGGTGATCTTTCAAAAGAAGATTATAAAAATTTAGAGAATTATCTTGATAAAGAAGGAGAAGTTCCAAAAATACTCAATATAAAAAATGTCACTAAAGAAAATGAATTGAACCAATCTAAATGGGAAAGCCTGTTATTAGATTCTTCCTTAAAATCTGAAGATCGCTTGGGTAAAGATCTTAAACATCAAATTCAAACAAGAATTAAAAATAAAAATCCTTTATTAGTGTGGGTTGTCATTATTGAAAGTTTCAAGCCTGAAGATGGAAAGTTTCATTACCCAAATAGTCAAAAGACATTTCAGCCTTTTTATGACTCTTTATCTGCTTCTGGAATAGCCTTTACCAATGCTTGGACTGTTGGAGGAGTTACCCGCGCTGGGCAAGAAGGAAGTCTTTGTGGATCGTGGGTTGGGGAATATACAGCTGCTATGCAAGAGCTCCCTAATATAAACCCTGAATGTTTACCAGAACTATTGAAAAGAAAATATCATGAGAATGTCTTTTCTGCATTTTGGCATGGAGGACGTTTTGACTTTGATGGTCAAGGAATTTTCTGGAAAAAACATGGCATGGATTTAGTTATAACTAAGGAAAACTTTGACTTGAATCTCCCAAAAACTCCATGGGGAATGTCAGATAAAGTCCTTTTAAGAAGAGTTGCTCACGATTTAGATACTATCACTTTAGCAAATCAAAATAAAATTCAATTTCACACGGTGTTAACTGTCACAAATCATGACCCTTGGCACCTCCCTAAAGACGCAACAACAGAATTATTACAAAAGCATAAAGAGCAATTATATCTCCCTCCACAAATCACAACATCTTATACAGATGAGGCTTTAGAAGAGTTTGTTGGATTTCTTAAAACTAAAAAATATCCGCATTCACAAGGTGAAACATATTGGGATAACTCAATCATCTTTTTTGTAAACGATCATGGGCATGCTAAACCATCTTTACCTTATCCTGATGATATTGCCTGGGGGATTAGTGCTAAAAATAATGTGATTTTAGCAATAAAGAAGAGTCAGGCGAATTTAGTTATCAATGGTGGAATTGTAGAAAAAACTTTGCAAAAAAATTCACTTTATAAAAATAGAAATGGTGTTAAAATTCCAAACTTAGCAAGTCAGGCTGACATCTATCCTACAATTCTTGATTTCTTTGATTTTAAAAATATTTATTCACTGTCCGATTCCTTATTTGCCAATAAAAGAAGGTGGCCTGTTATGGTAGATCTAGGAGATTATGTTTTTGCTCCTTCACCTTATGAAGTTGGAACAGGGATGGTTTGGACAAGAAAAGATGCTCTTAGATCTAGAACCGATTCTATGCAAAATAATATGAATTATGATTATTATAATACGGCACTTGCATTATTTAAATCTTCTCAGTTTTTATTATTTAATGGGAATATCATTAAAAATGAAGAAAATAATACTGAGAACGTTATTTTAGTTAAAGCCTTTAATTAATGTGTAAAATAATAATTTTATTTTAAAAAATATTTTTAGTATTCTAAGAGGCTTTTTAACATAAATAAGATTTTCGTTTAACTTAATATTTGGATAATGGATAAATGTTTTTATTTCGCCAATTTCATCATATTTTTCTTTGCCTTTAATAAATTCTAAGTCATTCAGTGATCCTATTTTATTAAAGGCTTGTTCTGTAATGAGAATATATTTTTTACCTGTTACAGAATTTTTTGATAATCTATGCAACATGATAACATCTATACCAGATAATTCTTGATATTGATTTATATTATAGAAAAGAATTTTACCCGAATGAATGATGAGTTTTAAATGTAAAGATTCAAGAGAACAACAGCTTTTACATTTGCATGTATTTACTGATGCTAATTTGCTTTTTGTATTCTCAAAAGCTTTAAAAAAATTTAAAATATTGTCCATGAAAATAGCAGCACGAATATGATCTGTTTCAGGCATATAGATAAAAATGGCATCACCTTCAAGTTTTGCGACTTTAAAAGGGTCTTTGATTTCGTTTAATAAAGATTTTAGAAACTCTGAAATTATAAATTGTCCATGCGCCCATTCAAAACCGTGCTTTTTAACAAATTGAGTGTAACCGCTGATATCAGCGAACAGTAACATGGCTTCGTTTTGCTGAATGATATTATTTTCCATGCTTATAAATATAACAAAATTAATGTAAAAAAATGAAAGTCAAAAAAGTGACAATTATTTTAAAATAAAGTTTTTTCAATCGCAAAAATTTAACAAGGAGTAAATATGCTATCGAAATTTAAGATTAATATGTATATGTTTTATCAATACTATATATTTTTATTTTAAGTATAGATGCATAAGCTGAGAATATCGATTAACTCTCGATACATTTAATATTTGATTCTGACTTAGATTTTAGGTTTGATTTTAAGCAGATTTCGTGTAAAAAATGAGGTTAGCTTGTCTGAATAGACATGGGTTTATTCTTTTTTTTATAAGGTTAAAAAATGAAATTATCTGGCGCAGAGAAATTTAGTAGAATATGCTCAGAAAATAGTAATTTATGGATGGGTATTGTCAACTTGACTCCCGACAGCTTTAGCGATGGAGGAGAATATTTTTCAGTCGATAAAGCCATGTCTCGTATTGATGCATTGGTAAAAAATGGGGCGCATATTCTCGACTTTGGCGGAGCTTCAAGTCGACCCAATTCCCCCTTAATCACTCCTGAAGAGGAGCTTGAACGCATTTATCAGGTGATTTTAGAAGCTAGAAAAAGAATTCCAGAGGGGGTTTTAATTAGCCTCGATACCTACTCTCCTCGAGTGGCACAAAAGCTTGCAGAGGAAGGGCTTATCGACCTAGTGAATGATATTTTTTCTGGTTTACGGACTGAAGCCACAAATGGAGTCATGCGAAATACAGCTGAAATAGCTGCTGAGTACAAGCTAGGATATATTTTGATGCATATGCAGGGGATACCTGAAAATATGCAGATAAATCCTAAATATAGTAATTGTTTATCTGAAGTAAAAGGCTTTTTGCAGGAAAGAATTCTCTTCGCTGAAAAATGTGGTGTGGAATCAATTGCAATCGACCCTGGTATAGGTTTTGGAAAATCACTCGAGAATAATTTAGAATTGCTTTCACAAAAAGGAATTGATTGCTTAAAAGAGTTGAATAAGCCTATTTTAATTGGTTTATCGCGAAAGTCATTTTTAGGAAAAATTTATCCCAATCTGACAGAACCAGTTATGCGTGATTGTGCGAGCAAAGAGTTTGAAAAAAAATGTCTCCAATTTGGAGCAAAAATAATTCGTTCGCATATTATGCCAAGTGAGTTAAATTTTAATTAAAAGTATTATAAAATAAATTTGCTTTGCTAAAATTTCTAATATTGGGAATAAAATAATGGATACAAATGAACTGTGGCATCTTCTTCAGATGCAAATGGATACAATTAAAAAAGAGTCTGACTCGAGCCATCATCCTGTTCTGGAAAGAGCTTTAGAGGCACTTAAAGAAACAATTGAAAATTATTTAAGTGAGCAAGTCACTGCAGGGCTTCCCCACCCTCACCCACGCAGCCGCATTTATCGGTCTGAGCCTAAAACTTGGGAAATCTATGAGAGTTCTTCACATGAAATACTCGATCTTATAAAGAAAAAAGCAAAAAATGCGCAAAAAAAACCGGCGTGTGTCTTCGATTTAGATGGCACTTTATTTGATGTCGGCTATAGAACTCTTGGTATTTTAAATGAATGGTTGGCTTCCGATGCCGCAAAACATTTTGATAAAAGACTTTTGCAGAAGATTGCAAAATTAAATTATAATCATATTGGTTACAGTTTATCACATGCGTTTGAAAACTCAGGTTTTGATTTAAGAAATCAAGAGACAATGAGCTTATTTTCTTCTGTAGAAAGATATTGGAAGAAGAAATTCTTTGATGGGGCTTCTTTAGTGAAGTACGATAAAATTATGGAAAATGCAGATATATTTGTACAAAAATTGAGTGAAAATAATATCGAAATATTTTATTTGACAGGTCGATATTTTCATTCAATGGCTAAAGGAACAGAACAACAGTTGTTGAATTTTAATTTTCCTTTTGATAAAAATAAATTAATTTTAAAGCACAATCCTCATGCAGATGATCAAATCTTTAAAGCCGAGCAAGTGCGAAAAATAGCACAAGAATATGAAGTTGTGGGTAACTTTGAAAATGAATATTTAAATATTGCATTTATGTCGCTTGAAGCGCGTGATGCTATTAATGTTATCGTTGATTCTCACCACTCTGGTCGACAGACCCCAGCGCTCGATTTGCCTATTTATCGTGTTTCTCGTTTTGAATTTTGATATTCTGTATGAACGAAACAAGGCTGCATTCTCGCTCCTTTAGGGGCGAGTGATTCACTTATAAGTTTAAATGAGTCTTTTATTTAAGAAAAGAAATTGGTGACCCTTAAGGGATTTGAACCCCTGTTGCCACCATGAAAGGGTGGTGTCCTGGACCTGCTAGACGAAAGGGTCATTCGCATAAATATATACCTAGCAAAAACAATTTTTAATAACAACATTGCATGAAAAGCAAATTTCTTGGCCTGAAGCTGAGTTTAAAACAATTTTTAATATTTATGTGATTTTGTTTTTGCTTATTTTTCTTTGCGATTGTGGCAATAAAAAAAAGCCAACCTATGTGGTCGGCTTATTCAAAGTTAGGAAAAATATGGTGACCCTAACCGGATTCGAACCGGTGTTACCGCCGTGAAAGGGCGGTGTCCTAGGCCTCTAGACGATAGGGCCACTTCTTCCGTGAAAAGGTAGGTATTCTTTCGCAAGAAAAGAGTCAAGCAGTTTTGAAATTTTTTTTTTCGTTTTGCCATTTCCTTGGAGATATTGACTTTTTTTATGGCTCTAAAAAAATTTTTGCTTCACGCTTTGTTCCAAAAGATCCGAGAAGAGCATAGCTATAGGAGAGAAGCATGTGAATCATGCCCTTTCTTGTGTTTTTGATGGAGGAATTTTTATGGTACAAGATCTTGATATGATGAAAAAAGTTTATTCAAACTTCAAATCAAACGTGGACTCTGCACGCAAACTTCTTGGACGTCCGATGACGTATACAGAAAAGATTCTTTACTCTCACCTCAAACCCGCAAATGGGGGACAAGGAACGGAACTTAAGAACTTTGGCAGAGGAAAAGACTATGTGGATTTCTTTCCTGACCGCGTAGCAATGCAAGACGCAACGGCGCAAATGGCCCTCTTGCAGTTCATGTCAGCGGGGATTCCAAAAGTTGCTGTGCCTTCCACAGTGCACTGTGACCACCTTATACAAGCAGAAGTCAATGCCGCAACCGACCTTGCCACTGCAAACCGCGACAATGCAGAGGTTTATGAATTCTTAGCAAATGTTTCCAGAAAATATGGCATTGGCTTTTGGAAGCCAGGCGCAGGGATTATTCACCAAGTTGTCCTTGAAAACTATGCATTTCCAGGCGGAATGATGATCGGTACAGACTCTCACACACCAAACGCGGGTGGCCTTGGTATGGTTGCTATTGGTGTGGGTGGTGCCGATGCCGTTGACGTGATGGCAGGTATTCCTTGGGAACTTAAATTTCCTAAACTTATCGGTGTGAAGCTCACAGGCAGTCTAAAAGGCTGGGCTTCAGCAAAAGATATTATTTTAAAGCTAGCAGGGATTTTAACTGTAAAAGGCGGTACGGGCGCAATTGTTGAGTACTTTGGCTCTGGTACAGCTTCTCTTTCTTGCACAGGCAAAGGCACAATCTGCAATATGGGTGCTGAAATTGGGGCCACAACCTCACTCTTCCCTTATGACTCCCGTATGGCGGATTATCTTAAAAAGACAGACAGAGCAGAAATTGCAAAATTAGCAGATGAAGTGGCTGATTACTTAAAAGCCGATGTCGATGTCGAAAAGAACCCTGAAAAATTCTATGATCAAGTTGTGACAATCGACTTAGACACGCTTGAACCACATATCAATGGTCCCTTTACTCCTGACCTTGCGACTCCAATTTCTGAGTTTGCCAAGGCTGTTAAGCAAAATGGTTGGCCTGAAAAACTCAGTGCTGCTCTCATTGGTTCTTGCACAAACTCTTCATACGAAGACATTGACCGTGTAACAACAGTTGCTAAGCAAGCCCTTAGTCAAGGTGCGAAAGCAAAATGTGAGTTTTTAATCACTCCTGGTAGTGAGCAAGTGCGTGCCACAATTGAACGTGATGGACAACTCGGTGTGCTTTCGCAAATGGGCGCGAATGTTATGGCCAATGCGTGTGGTCCTTGCATTGGGCAATGGAAACGGCATGGTGCGCTTGAAAAGAACTCAATTATTACAAGTTTCAACCGTAACTTTACGGCGCGTAACGACGGCAACCCAAAAACACATGCCTTTGTTGCTTCACCAGAAACTGTGATTGGTTTTGCTTTAACAGGCGATTTAACGGTTGATTTCACCAAGGAGCCTATCACCAACGACAAAGGTGAGAAGATTATGCTTCAACCACC
The sequence above is drawn from the Fluviispira vulneris genome and encodes:
- a CDS encoding aconitate hydratase, whose translation is MVQDLDMMKKVYSNFKSNVDSARKLLGRPMTYTEKILYSHLKPANGGQGTELKNFGRGKDYVDFFPDRVAMQDATAQMALLQFMSAGIPKVAVPSTVHCDHLIQAEVNAATDLATANRDNAEVYEFLANVSRKYGIGFWKPGAGIIHQVVLENYAFPGGMMIGTDSHTPNAGGLGMVAIGVGGADAVDVMAGIPWELKFPKLIGVKLTGSLKGWASAKDIILKLAGILTVKGGTGAIVEYFGSGTASLSCTGKGTICNMGAEIGATTSLFPYDSRMADYLKKTDRAEIAKLADEVADYLKADVDVEKNPEKFYDQVVTIDLDTLEPHINGPFTPDLATPISEFAKAVKQNGWPEKLSAALIGSCTNSSYEDIDRVTTVAKQALSQGAKAKCEFLITPGSEQVRATIERDGQLGVLSQMGANVMANACGPCIGQWKRHGALEKNSIITSFNRNFTARNDGNPKTHAFVASPETVIGFALTGDLTVDFTKEPITNDKGEKIMLQPPKGLDLPDKGFVKDEHGYVEPEKDGSKVSVSINPQSDRLQALNPFTAPNVNSDFSGLRLLIKAKGKCTTDHISMAGSWLKFRGHLDNISNNLLIGAINSFNGEANKVKNQVSGVHGAVPATARDYKAKGIGWIVVGEENYGEGSSREHAALEPRHLGGKAIIVKSFARIHETNLKKQGMLPLTFATPADYDKIREDDTFALNPKDLAPGKQLTLTVKHADGKTEDIMLNHTFNEQQIGWFKAGSALNLIAASSKK